One window from the genome of Breoghania sp. L-A4 encodes:
- a CDS encoding DUF6101 family protein translates to MAADRQAWSRRFGVPLLLIEPDGRIRDIAGAANRAQIGRPGPRRRSSVLRERRPRFLIRRRTGHTNPMPLHAGEREIIART, encoded by the coding sequence GTGGCGGCCGACAGGCAGGCCTGGTCGCGCCGGTTCGGCGTGCCGCTGCTGCTGATCGAGCCGGACGGCCGCATCCGTGACATCGCGGGCGCGGCCAACCGCGCCCAGATCGGGCGGCCGGGACCCCGGCGGCGTTCTTCAGTACTGCGTGAACGCCGCCCCCGGTTTCTCATCCGCCGCCGCACCGGCCACACCAACCCGATGCCGCTGCACGCCGGCGAGCGCGAGATCATAGCCCGCACGTAA
- the ubiA gene encoding 4-hydroxybenzoate octaprenyltransferase, with the protein MQTTPDGSVADAVKGNWVDRFAPNWLKPFARLARWDRPIGWWLLLWPCWWSVALASGAAGRLYPEPTHLALFMIGAIAMRGAGCTYNDIVDRNLDGSVERTRSRPIPSGQVSVFQAAFFLVLQSLVGLAVLLSFNSFTIFLGIASLAVVAVYPFMKRVTDWPQFVLGLAFTWGALMGWAAEFGRLGWPPLALYCGGILWTIGYDTIYAHQDKEDDALVGVRSTARLFGDWTKPALVLLYIGATCFFALAATLADTGPLAFLGLAAGALHLGWQIVVLDIDEPDQCLKLFKANRGYGWIVFTGLVADAMIGNL; encoded by the coding sequence AGGGAAACTGGGTCGACCGGTTCGCGCCGAACTGGCTGAAACCCTTTGCCCGGCTTGCGCGCTGGGACCGGCCGATCGGCTGGTGGCTGCTGCTGTGGCCGTGCTGGTGGTCGGTGGCGCTGGCCTCGGGCGCGGCGGGGCGCCTGTATCCCGAACCCACCCATCTGGCGCTGTTCATGATCGGCGCGATCGCCATGCGCGGGGCGGGCTGCACCTACAACGACATCGTCGACCGCAACCTCGACGGCTCGGTCGAGCGGACCCGTTCGCGCCCCATCCCGAGCGGCCAGGTGAGCGTGTTTCAGGCGGCATTCTTTCTTGTATTGCAGTCGCTTGTCGGCCTCGCGGTGCTGCTGTCGTTCAACAGTTTCACGATTTTTCTCGGTATCGCCTCGCTCGCCGTCGTCGCCGTCTATCCCTTCATGAAGCGGGTGACCGACTGGCCGCAGTTCGTGCTGGGTCTGGCGTTCACCTGGGGCGCGCTGATGGGCTGGGCGGCGGAATTCGGCCGTCTCGGCTGGCCGCCGCTGGCGCTCTACTGCGGCGGAATCCTGTGGACCATCGGCTACGACACCATCTACGCGCATCAGGACAAGGAGGACGACGCGCTGGTCGGCGTGCGCTCCACGGCACGGCTGTTTGGCGACTGGACCAAGCCCGCGCTCGTGCTCTTGTACATTGGCGCGACATGCTTTTTCGCGCTGGCCGCAACCCTGGCCGACACCGGACCGCTGGCCTTCTTAGGCCTTGCCGCAGGCGCCCTGCACCTGGGCTGGCAGATCGTCGTGCTCGACATCGACGAGCCGGACCAGTGCCTGAAACTGTTCAAGGCCAACCGCGGTTACGGCTGGATCGTCTTTACGGGTCTGGTCGCCGACGCGATGATCGGAAATCTTTGA
- a CDS encoding antibiotic biosynthesis monooxygenase, with amino-acid sequence MADHVDWILELSVTDGKLDDLKTLMSEMVEATKTNEPGALIYEWSASADGGTVHIYERYADSAATMVHLTTFGHTYAERFFALAKPERFVVYGSPDDEVRAALDPLGVTYMAPIGGFARDFEG; translated from the coding sequence ATGGCGGATCACGTCGACTGGATTCTCGAACTGTCGGTCACCGACGGCAAGCTCGACGACCTCAAGACGCTGATGAGCGAGATGGTCGAGGCGACCAAGACCAACGAGCCCGGCGCGCTGATCTACGAATGGTCGGCAAGCGCCGACGGCGGCACGGTCCACATCTACGAACGCTACGCGGACTCCGCCGCCACCATGGTCCATCTCACCACCTTCGGCCACACCTACGCCGAACGCTTCTTCGCTCTGGCCAAGCCGGAGCGGTTCGTCGTCTACGGATCGCCCGACGACGAAGTGCGCGCGGCGCTCGATCCGCTGGGCGTCACCTACATGGCGCCCATCGGCGGGTTTGCACGGGATTTTGAGGGGTGA
- a CDS encoding glycoside hydrolase family 3 protein: protein MTQNVGTTGEVTGLLRLFRGGRLPPLLAVDHEGGRVQRLKNAQGFTRLPAARNLAETMSPAEARPLYAQAGRELAAMGFNVNFGPVLDVDEPSNPAIGASRRAYGTDPERIAAYAQAFTEAFASAGILCAAKHFPGHGRSVSDSHTGVADISATWSEAELEPFARLLASPHPPPMVMTGHLRLDPVAPDGRPATVSAPIVTGLLRERLGYTGVVVTDDLDMGAVSRLMNRQEAIVQAIAAGNDLLMIKNLFDYDPLLPQRAVRSVRSAIARGLLSKAQVLAAAERVRAIRRQAHRHAAAEE, encoded by the coding sequence GTGACCCAGAACGTCGGCACGACCGGAGAGGTAACCGGCCTGCTGCGTCTGTTTCGCGGAGGCCGGTTGCCGCCACTGCTGGCCGTCGACCATGAGGGAGGCAGAGTGCAGCGGTTGAAGAACGCGCAAGGCTTTACCCGCCTACCCGCGGCGCGCAACCTCGCCGAAACGATGTCGCCTGCGGAGGCGCGCCCGCTGTACGCTCAGGCGGGACGCGAACTGGCCGCGATGGGGTTCAACGTCAATTTCGGACCGGTGCTGGATGTCGATGAGCCTTCCAACCCGGCGATCGGGGCCTCCCGGCGCGCCTACGGGACCGACCCCGAGCGTATCGCGGCCTATGCGCAAGCCTTCACCGAAGCGTTCGCGAGCGCCGGAATCCTCTGCGCGGCCAAACACTTCCCCGGCCATGGCCGCTCGGTCAGCGACAGCCATACCGGTGTGGCCGACATTTCCGCGACCTGGAGCGAGGCGGAACTGGAGCCGTTCGCGCGCCTGCTCGCCTCCCCGCATCCGCCGCCCATGGTGATGACGGGCCACCTCCGGCTCGATCCGGTGGCGCCCGATGGCCGGCCGGCAACCGTCTCCGCGCCGATCGTAACCGGCTTGCTGCGCGAGCGCCTGGGCTACACGGGCGTCGTTGTGACGGACGATCTGGACATGGGCGCCGTCAGCCGTCTCATGAACCGGCAGGAGGCGATCGTCCAGGCGATCGCCGCGGGCAATGACCTGCTCATGATCAAGAACCTCTTCGATTACGACCCCCTGCTGCCGCAACGCGCGGTGCGCTCGGTCCGCTCAGCCATCGCCCGCGGGCTCCTGAGCAAGGCGCAGGTCCTGGCCGCCGCCGAGCGCGTCCGCGCGATCCGCCGGCAGGCGCACCGGCACGCGGCCGCAGAGGAATAG